The Ranitomeya variabilis isolate aRanVar5 chromosome 7, aRanVar5.hap1, whole genome shotgun sequence genome includes a window with the following:
- the RIF1 gene encoding telomere-associated protein RIF1 isoform X1, translated as MKKMAPTIDEAQLVPLLETLEDSSTSHTEKTDAYLSIANRLSGEDGKEFTALVGNQFSRLCKSFKTHVAHQHPDLSNTALQTLGFCVFNSTIASGISASGVQELLSTLNSIAVKTSDKNSCTRALWVISKQNFSPEEVGIVVPSILSTLENVLTKDVQSLVIVYEALNVIIRLLEQTPAQMTSEAVRWAKLIIPLVVHSAPKVRIKAATVLEIGVPLLLQKQQEVSALTEQLMTSKIIAELQKLFTCKNETYVLKLWPLFVKLLGKTLHRSGSFINSLLQLEELGFRSGTPAVKKIAFIAWKSLIDNFALNPDILCSSKRLKLLMQPLSSIHVKTELLALTKIEVWWYLLMRLGAQLPAHFEQVCLPLLQSALSAESSSTPSRSTNQSLTSSTPLQKGSFPFGSPTTPKINLNSSLLASVAFPSVHLLGVEMMLHFLLGPEVVAFAAQHKIVLSLEPLQHRLISSSSFFSKHASSLLGAIQDGFITVGKDASGAVLHAVWKNMIEFVKAAMDTGSKKERQGSEVLTFLLQTLKNIIVSDSLQVEKSLSLLECTVKGLPQKVLASAAYQVANMDLFNGTPALFLIQLHFHPGLLEHGVKEERFFINYETLVTYVFLGPTSPLAFSDSVLQELNQGAKLVENKELLWRMWSNVINPLTEKINQTNEVNQGDALEHNFNALHSALMLPINHIFPVAEIPQPTMKTLIRTWSELYKVFSRCAALVTTTDENVCCEELCSRILAAYGDQALDLPLLERLVQVMGVIMECVNFSPYSTKFQPKTKSPHTPTDWAKKKREPLGNLHSVLKLLEKLIEGFHILCFDQSLIVASSPSLTAVGSSIINCLSTCISHIGLPSVLRTVFSSLTKPISIFYAKTKSESSKVYSSLSNKLDKLLSEVLSCLGSRYTGSYDNELLEVLSPLLCATFLHKTKTFRNQVTQFWNGSFAKAAVLVYPEDLKPILSQVKLKTPILLPGFTCSNPLEESTGVYSDNVDSSELETKISGIEVKSAGKRDSLLAKAEELKGTPTKTPQAKLKLDFSSPNTKKKLLEEEKSVDFVFIPPEAKERVLTEHQKEVLRTKRVDIPTMYNNLDASQDTTLFTQYTQSQESSLEKPDVLVYPKEAVSEVKEEKAEEMKRSEAATEEEKTAIEVVDVEMLEDDKTINDSTNEAQNPSNISNGSASSDMVSGTPPPAPSRRQSFITLEKFDSPGNRCLSPLANKKFVKSKEVTLVPDSQEAADFTKNENCEELEENEKTSQTPAKKHNHKDATKSASKRETRASRAAELSESQISSSEDDNQKSSKAAVNVNSKLEESDIVPDSQPSQMDEKAEELNEGKTLTDSKVDTKENTPPGAEDEGQNKGHPQKTLTNQITLRRSSRRQSEILDAVKNENESDNRSQTKEPEMAKKTPTAQETAKRKESDLVKSEVEDDWNISRTPEDYSDGSGKITSNFHKDEELPDSNSSKESQEKMNVGPRYKTRRSLQLVPSVENSESDLSETQEGSVKRRRRGRPRSIERSNKDEFSQSEREITLKHHESSSVGNVDDKTHTLVSDYYASYSKLEPDGHTQLNSELCSTDCCKTYEISKNATEVSDGDMESLITEPMTGDFSSVVSDVFQSSQSGLQMINCSHKRSKRVRKSKNCDCCFESSTKDLKSGEPEETNEKRHMLTSIQFNDTFCGPCAISTPLANEQIFFKSAAEVRSDTESEQEQISVPLNDSTAETNEVTQVFVPTKKVDGTEIPSEISVNETVVAESPKEAKAESVVLVKASVENKDDKKIEVAEITQDTTGYKTFDIEVNDEPTSGMADEKPEEDLENGQAILVDEQDKEINNVETILSGIEDDVEDQTIPVDETGAITENTDFHEEMEEPEETISEVSDAGAIQLDVMPDDEKLEAVAPKTTENMVFEDLVEGRANIDSPPKAKGLTSMVLANDSPSGSFCWSPSASPSTSILKKGLKRQQEIESPSPINKIRRVSFADPIYQEEMADDIDRRSPVVRNTSSPASRSLKLSTGNQPKIITTPTKGFVSPGARVLGFKSSKKSLISEMTKESMPSPKESVYPALMNCTTPVDVILPQITSNMWARGVGQLIRAKNIKTIGDLSTLTPCEIKSLPIRSPKISTVKKALRTYHEQQTKSKGYDEFAALDEAEKALSCVAEKLAPADDEEKIETDLPEASATAPVLEASATPDILAQINALSLLFTPEELGKYSGSQLFEMQDKLGMISNCVLRHLQCRWRSPPHDGSG; from the exons ACACACGTCGCTCACCAGCACCCTGATCTCAGTAATACAGCACTTCAGACACTGGGATTTTGTGTTTTTAATAGTACGATAGCATCCGGCATATCAG CATCTGGGGTGCAAGAATTGCTGTCTACACTAAATAGTATTGCTGTGAAAACCTCAGATAAAAACTCCTGCACTAGAGCACTTTGGGTGATTTCTAAACAAAACTTCTCCCCAGAAGAAGTTGGGATTGTG GTACCCTCTATACTTTCTACATTAGAAAACGTACTTACTAAAGACGTGCAGTCACTGGTCATTGTATATGAAGCACTGAACGTCATTATAAG GCTCTTGGAACAGACCCCGGCACAGATGACCTCGGAGGCTGTCCGATGGGCCAAGTTAATTATTCCACTAGTTGTTCACTCTGCACCAAAAGTTCGGATAAAAGCGGCAACAGTCCTGGAAATCGGAGTTCCACTGTTacttcagaaacaacaagaagtgtctGCTCTAACAGAACAGCTCATGACTTCT AAAATCATTGCAGAGCTCCAAAAGCTCTTCACATGTAAGAACGAGACGTACGTGCTGAAACTGTGGCCCTTGTTTGTGAAGCTGTTGGGAAAG ACCTTGCATCGAAGCGGCAGCTTTATTAACTCTTTGCTGCAGCTGGAAGAACTTGGTTTCCGAAGTGGAACCCCAGCTGTGAAGAAAAtagcatttattgcttggaaaagtCTTATTGATAATTTTGCATTAAATCCAG ATATACTTTGCAGTTCAAAGCGACTGAAACTGCTTATGCAGCCACTGAGCTCCATCCATGTGAAGACTGAGCTCTTGGCTCTCACAAAAATTGAGGTTTGGTGGTATCTGCTAATGCGTCTTGGCGCTCAGCTGCCTGCACACTTTGAGCAG GTCTGTCTACCACTCCTTCAAAGTGCTTTAAGTGCAGAATCTTCTTCAACGCCGTCACGCTCCACTAACCAGAGTCTGACATCATCAACGCCCCTTCAAAAAG gaAGCTTTCCCTTCGGCAGTCCAACAACCCCAAAGATAAACTTAAACTCCAGCCTTCTGGCGAGTGTTGCGTTTCCATCCGTCCACCTCTTGGGTGTTGAGATGATGCTCCATTTTCTCCTGGGTCCGGAGGTGGTTGCGTTCGCtgctcaacacaagattgtgctcaGTTTAG AGCCGCTCCAGCATCGCCTGATCAGCAGCTCGTCCTTCTTCAGTAAGCACGCCAGCAGCCTGCTCGGTGCGATTCAGGATGGCTTTATCACCGTAGGAAAAGATGCCTCCG GTGCTGTTCTTCATGCTGTGTGGAAGAACATGATAGAATTTGTAAAAGCAGCAATGGACACAG GGAGCAAGAAAGAGCGGCAAGGCTCAGAAGTCCTGACGTTTTTGCTGCAAACTTTGAAAAACATTATTGTATCTGATTCTCTTCAAGTGGAAAAAAGTCTG AGTCTGCTCGAATGCACCGTGAAGGGACTTCCTCAGAAAGTGCTGGCATCTGCAGCTTATCAGGTGGCAAATATGGATCTTTTTAAT GGGACTCCTGCCCTGTTTTTAATTCAGTTGCATTTTCACCCCGGTCTTCTGGAACATGGTGTTAAGGAAGAAAG attcttCATCAATTATGAGACTTTGGTGACCTACGTCTTCTTGGGTCCAACCTCTCCTTTGGCATTCAGTGATTCTGTGCTCCAGGAGCTGAACCAAGGAGCAAAGTTAGTTGAGAATAAAGAGCTACTTTGGCGAATGTGGAGTAATGTGATTAACCCATTAACGGAAAAGATTAATCAG ACAAATGAAGTGAACCAAGGAGATGCCCTAGAGCACAACTTCAATGCTTTGCACAGTGCATTGATGCTGCCGATAAACCACATATTTCCAGTTGCAGAAATACCTCAG CCCACAATGAAGACTTTGATACGGACGTGGTCAGAGCTATATAAAGTATTTTCCCGCTGTGCTGCGCTGGTCACAACCACGGATGAAAACGTCTGTTGTGAAGAACTCTGCTCCCGAATTTTAGCTGCATATGGGGATCAGGCCTTG gATTTGCCACTTTTGGAACGACTTGTTCAAGTCATGGGAGTAATTATGGAATGTGTGAACTTCTCTCCTTATAGCACAAAATTCCAGCCCAAAACAAAAA GTCCTCACACTCCAACAGATTGGGCAAAGAAGAAGAGAGAACCCCTAGGAAACCTCCATTCTGTCTTGAAGCTACTTGAGAAGTTGATTGAAGGGTTTCACATATTGTGCTTTGATCAGAGTCTGATAGTCGCCAGCTCCCCGTCTCTGACCGCCGTTGGCTCCTCCATCATAAACTGCCTGTCCACCTGCATCAGCCATATCGGTTTACCGTCGGTCCTCAGGACAGTGTTTTCATCACTCACAAAGCCCATCTCTATATTCTATGCTAAAACCAA GTCCGAATCGTCCAAAGTTTACAGCAGCCTCAGCAATAAG CTGGATAAACTCCTTAGCGAAGTCCTTTCCTGTCTTGGCTCCCGGTATACTGGCTCCTATGATAATGAACTGCTTGAAGTGCTTTCACCTCTACTCTGTGCCACATTTCTACACAAGACCAAAACTTTCAGGAATCAAGTGACGCAGTTCTGGAATGGCTCGTTTGCCAAGGCTGCTGTGTTGGTGTATCCCGAGGACTTAAA ACCGATTTTAAGCCAAGTTAAGCTGAAAACGCCAATTCTATTGCCTGGCTTTACCTGCTCGAATCCATTGGAGGAATCAACTGGTGTATATTCTGATAAT GTGGACAGTTCTGAGCTGGAGACTAAAATCAGTGGAATAGAAGTGAAGTCTGCAGGAAAAAGAGATTCCCTACTGGCCAAAGCTGAAGAACTTAAAGGAACGCCAACTAAAACACCACAAGCTAAG TTGAAGTTGGATTTCTCCTCTCCCAACACAAAAAAGAAGCTTTTAGAAGAGGAAAAATCAGTTGACTTCGTTTTCATCCCTCCTGAAGCTAAAGAGCGGGTATTAACTGAACATCAGAAAGAAGTTCTCCGTACAAAAAG GGTTGACATACCCACCATGTACAACAATCTGGATGCATCTCAAGACACAACCTTGTTCACGCAGTATACACAGAGCCAAGAATCCTCGCT AGAGAAACCAGACGTTTTGGTATACCCGAAAGAAGCAGTTTCTGAAGTAAAG GAGGAAAAAGCTGAGGAAATGAAGAGATCTGAGGCTGCAACTGAGGAAGAGAAAACTGCAATTGAAGTAGTAGATGTTGAGATGTTAGAGGACGACAAAACCATTAATGATTCTACAAATGAGGCTCAGAATCCATCAAATATAAGCAATGGTTCTGCCTCTTCCGATATGGTTTCAGGCACTCCTCCCCCAGCACCGAGCAGAAGACAATCCTTCATCACGCTAGAAAAATTTGATAGTCCAGGAAATCGTTGTCTTAGCCCCTTGGCGAATAAAAAGTTTGTAAAGTCAAAAGAAGTTACTTTAGTTCCAGATAGCCAAGAAGCAGCAGATTTCACCAAAAATGAGAACTGTGAAGAGTTAGAGGAGAATGAAAAAACTTCACAAACTCCAGCAAAAAAACACAACCATAAGGATGCTACTAAATCCGCCTCTAAGAGAGAAACGAGAGCGTCACGTGCTGCTGAACTTTCTGAAAGTCAAATTTCTTCATCAGAAGACGATAACCAGAAGTCTAGCAAGGCGGCTGTGAATGTCAACAGTAAgctggaagaaagtgacattgtgcCAGATTCTCAACCTTCACAGATGGATGAAAAAGCCGAGGAGCTTAATGAAGGAAAAACCTTAACAGATAGCAAAGTAGACACCAAGGAAAACACTCCGCCAGGTGCCGAAGACGAAGGCCAAAATAAAGGGCACCCTCAGAAAACACTTACAAATCAGATAACCTTAAGACGTTCTTCCCGGAGGCAGTCGGAAATATTAGATGCTGTGAAGAATGAGAATGAATCGGATAATCGATCCCAAACAAAAGAGCCAGAAATGGCCAAAAAGACGCCGACCGCACAAGAAACAGCCAAGAGGAAAGAGAGTGACCTTGTGAAAAGCGAGGTTGAGGACGACTGGAACATTTCTAGGACTCCTGAGGATTATTCTGATGGTAGTGGCAAAATAACTAGCAATTTTCATAAAGATGAGGAACTTCCAGATTCTAATTCTAGCAAGGAAAGTCAGGAAAAAATGAACGTTGGACCCCGTTATAAAACGAGACGATCTTTGCAACTCGTACCTTCTGTGGAGAATTCCGAGTCCGATCTCTCGGAAACGCAGGAAGGCTCTGTTAAGAGAAGGCGAAGGGGCAGACCACGAAGCATCGAAAGATCCAATAAGGATGAATTCTCTCAAAGTGAGAGAGAAATAACTTTGAAACACCATGAGTCCTCCAGTGTCGGAAACGTAGacgataaaacacacacattagtctCCGATTATTATGCGTCCTATTCAAAGTTGGAGCCAGACGGGCACACTCAACTGAACTCTGAGTTATGTTCAACGGACTGCTGCAAAACCTACGAAATTTCAAAAAATGCTACGGAGGTTAGTGATGGTGATATGGAAAGCTTAATCACCGAGCCAATGACAGGAGACTTCTCATCCGTAgtctctgacgtttttcaaagctcGCAGAGTGGCCTACAAATGATTAATTGTTCACACAAAAGAAGTAAGAGGGTTAGAAAGTCCAAGAATTGTGACTGTTGTTTTGAGTCCTCAACTAAAGACTTAAAATCCGGGGAACCTGAAGAAACAAACGAGAAGAGGCACATGTTGACGTCCATACAATTTAATGATACCTTCTGCGGGCCGTGCGCTATCAGCACACCATTAGCAAATGAGCAAATCTTCTTCAAGTCTGCTGCCGAGGTCAGATCTGATACAGAATCAGAACAAGAGCAGATCAGCGTTCCTTTAAATGACAGCACTGCCGAGACTAATGAAGTAACGCAAGTTTTTGTCCCAACAAAGAAGGTTGATGGCACCGAGATTCCATCTGAAATCAGTGTTAATGAAACCGTGGTGGCAGAAAGTCCAAAGGAAGCCAAGGCCGAGTCTGTGGTTTTGGTAAAGGCAAGTGTGGAAAACAAAGATGATAAGAAAATAGAAGTTGCAGAGATTACTCAAGATACCACTGGCTACAAAACCTTTGATATAGAGGTAAATGACGAGCCTACAAGTGGCATGGCTGATGAAAAGCCCGAAGAGGACCTTGAAAATGGTCAGGCTATACTAGTAGATGAGCAGGATAAGGAAATAAATAATGTTGAAACAATCTTAAGTGGCATTGAAGATGATGTTGAAGACCAAACCATTCCTGTAGATGAGACTGGTGCCATTACTGAAAATACTGATTTTCATGAAGAGATGGAAGAGCCCGAGGAAACCATCTCTGAGGTCTCTGATGCTGGTGCGATCCAGCTAGATGTGATGCCTGATGATGAGAAACTTGAAGCTGTGGCCCCAAAAACGACTGAGAACATGGTATTCGAAGATTTGGTTGAAGGACGTGCCAACATTGATTCTCCACCAAAGGCCAAAGGATTGACCTCTATGGTCCTGGCTAATGATAGCCCAAGTGGAAGTTTCTGTTGGTCCCCATCTGCATCTCCTTCTACAAGTATTTTAAAGAAAGGGCTGAAGAGGCAGCAGGAGATTGAATCACCGTCTCCTATCAACAAG ATACGGAGAGTATCTTTTGCCGATCCAATTTATCAGGAAGAGATGGCAGATGATATTGACCGACGAAGCCCTGTTGTAAGGAATACTTCCTCTCCAGCGTCAAGAAGCCTAAAACTTTCAACTGGTAATCAACCAAAG ATTATCACCACTCCCACCAAGGGCTTTGTGTCTCCTGGGGCGAGGGTGCTTGGATTTAAAAGCTCAAAGAAGAGTTTG ATTTCAGAAATGACAAAGGAATCCATGCCTTCTCCCAAAGAGAGCGTTTACCCAGCTCTGATGAACTGCACAACTCCTGTAGATGTTATATTGCCCCAGATTACTTCCAACATGTG ggcAAGAGGTGTAGGACAACTGATTCGTGCTAAAAACATTAAAACAATTGGTGACCTTAGTACTCTAACCCCATGTGAAATAAAAAGTCTGCCAATCCGGTCTCCAAAGATTTCTACAGTCAAAAAGGCCCTGCGAACCTACCATGAGCAGCAG accaAGTCTAAAGGTTATGATGAATTTGCTGCTctcgatgaagcagagaaagctctTAGCTGTGTCGCTGAAAAATTGGCACCTGCTGATGATGAAGAGAAGATTGAGacag ATTTACCAGAGGCTTCGGCTACAGCACCTGTTCTCGAGGCATCAGCCACTCCAGACATTTTGGCCCAGATCAATGCTCTTTCACTACTTTTTACTCCAGAAGAGTTGGGGAAGTATTCAGGAAGCCAGCTATTCGAGATGCAGGACAAACTTGGCATGATCTCAAACTGTGTTCTCCGACATCTCCAGTGCCGGTGGAGGTCTCCCCCTCACGATGGTTCTGGTTAA